Proteins found in one Perca fluviatilis chromosome 9, GENO_Pfluv_1.0, whole genome shotgun sequence genomic segment:
- the LOC120565040 gene encoding E3 ubiquitin-protein ligase RNF14-like isoform X1 — protein MNADMEEQEDELLAFQSIFDSEEFVRDESKSAGQIRVSVELPSEFIVALKEGETLRQYEFSFLPPLLLTFELPEDYPSSSPPSFTLTCSWLTHTQLSALSAQLTDLYQATGGAVVLFSWVQFLKEDALRFLDIHTLLELPSDEHSTQYDSQDSLDAAHSEPKNNQHTPKAGPTDSQSCNVLDPCKSDLSAPSLEVERPIVILADGQDPSILDWSSTDSQGAVALIQNTSNDSNHIAQASDAREAEQTPQTSEFKADLENDLNSAAGQSKRLPFAQSNQSGQEDFLNERDVSVSLLLPSSSSDPQDQSEQGAASLPIDPRESPHNETQTFPGLSQTPSQTLLSQLLIYNAAQKRKAFATTVFDCGVCFMRWLGSDCVQLPECGHIFCQACLAEFCKLQITEGNVRAVTCPEADCSATPTPAQVKRLVGEELFSRYDRLLLQSTLDCMADVVYCPRRTCGSAVIVEKSSTAALCSVCNFAFCVTCKKTYHGTGDCRVKTSINTEIQVIADLPQSQEGLRALLDDYASGSKERQSLLESRYGQRKMQNTVEDLLSESWIDSNSKYCPHCYCRIEKNRGCNMMTCSQCGQSFCWACLSRLGNGSGRHFVDTPCSLHVYD, from the exons ATGAATGCGGACATGGAAGAACAGGAAGACGAACTGCTCGCCTTCCAAAGTATCTTCGATTCGGAGGAGTTCGTCCGGGATGAATCGAAGTCTGCCGGACAAATTCGAGTATCTGTCGAGCTGCCTTCAGAGTTTATTGTGGCCCTGAAAGAAG GTGAAACGCTGAGGCAGTATGAGTTCTCATTCCTTCCACCTCTGCTACTGACCTTTGAACTCCCGGAGGACTACccatcctcctcccctccctccttcacCCTCACCTGCAGCTGGctgacacacactcag CTCTCTGCACTGAGTGCTCAGCTCACTGATCTCTACCAGGCCACCGGTGGTGCTGTGGTGCTCTTCTCCTGGGTACAGTTTCTTAAAGAAGATGCCCTAAGGTTCCTGGACATCCATACTCTGCTTGAGCTCCCCTCTGATGAACACAGCACCCAGTACGATAGCCAGGACTCCTTAGATGCTGCACACTCTGaaccaaaaaataatcaacacaCTCCAAAGGCAGGACCCACAGATAGCCAAAGTTGTAATGTCTTAGATCCATGTAAATCGGACCTCTCTGCACCATCGTTAGAAGTTGAGCGTCCGATAGTGATTCTTGCTGATGGCCAAGATCCTTCAATCTTAGACTGGAGCAGCACAGACTCCCAGGGAGCTGTGGCATTGATCCAAAACACTTCTAATGATTCCAACCATATTGCACAGGCCTCAGACGCGAGGGAGGCTGAACAGACCCCCCAAACCTCAGAGTTCAAGGCTGACTTAGAGAATGATCTGAACTCAGCAGCAGGCCAATCAAAGCGTCTTCCATTTGCACAGTCCAATCAAAGTGGCCAGGAAGATTTCTTAAACGAAAGGGATGTTTCAGTCTCATTATTACTTCCCTCTAGCTCCTCAGACCCACAGGATCAAAGTGAACAAGGAGCTGCTTCTCTGCCAATCGACCCCAGAGAATCCCCTCATAATGAAACCCAAACGTTCCCTGGTCTTTCCCAAACTCCGTCACAAACTCTTCTGAGCCAGCTCTTGATCTATAATGCGGCTCAGAAACGGAAAGCGTTTGCCACCACAGTGTTTGACTGCGGTGTGTGTTTTATGCGCTGGCTCGGTTCGGACTGCGTGCAGTTGCCCGAGTGTGGCCACATCTTCTGCCAGGCCTGTCTTGCCGAGTTCTGCAAGCTCCAGATAACAGAGGGGAACGTCCGGGCTGTCACCTGTCCTGAGGCAGACTGCTCTGCCACCCCTACACCTGCACAG GTGAAGCGGCTGGTAGGGGAGGAGCTGTTTAGCCGCTATGATCGTCTCCTGCTGCAGTCAACTCTGGACTGCATGGCTG ATGTGGTGTACTGTCCTCGGCGGACCTGTGGTTCAGCCGTCATCGTGGAGAAATCCAGCACTGCAGCTCTGTGCTCTGTGTGCAACTTTGCCTTCTGTGTCACCTGCAAGAAGACCTACCATGGAACAGGTGACTGTCGGGTAAAGACGAGCATAAACACGGAAATACAAGTCATTGCAGACCTGCCACAGTCACAAG aggGGCTGAGGGCTCTGTTGGACGACTATGCCAGTGGCAGTAAGGAGAGGCAGAGCCTCTTGGAGAGCAGATACGGCCAACGTAAAATGCAGAACACTGTGGAGGACCTTCTGAGTGAAAGCTGGATAGACTCCAATAGCAAATACTGTCCTCACTGCTACTGCAGAATAGAG AAGAACAGAGGATGTAACATGATGACGTGCTCTCAGTGTGGACAGAGCTTCTGCTGGGCCTGCCTCTCCAGACTAGGAAATGGTTCAGGCAGACACTTTGTGGACACTCCCTGCTCTCTCCATGTATACGACTAG
- the LOC120565040 gene encoding E3 ubiquitin-protein ligase RNF14-like isoform X2, whose protein sequence is MRIAQGQQRLHQYICHHLPQLSALSAQLTDLYQATGGAVVLFSWVQFLKEDALRFLDIHTLLELPSDEHSTQYDSQDSLDAAHSEPKNNQHTPKAGPTDSQSCNVLDPCKSDLSAPSLEVERPIVILADGQDPSILDWSSTDSQGAVALIQNTSNDSNHIAQASDAREAEQTPQTSEFKADLENDLNSAAGQSKRLPFAQSNQSGQEDFLNERDVSVSLLLPSSSSDPQDQSEQGAASLPIDPRESPHNETQTFPGLSQTPSQTLLSQLLIYNAAQKRKAFATTVFDCGVCFMRWLGSDCVQLPECGHIFCQACLAEFCKLQITEGNVRAVTCPEADCSATPTPAQVKRLVGEELFSRYDRLLLQSTLDCMADVVYCPRRTCGSAVIVEKSSTAALCSVCNFAFCVTCKKTYHGTGDCRVKTSINTEIQVIADLPQSQEGLRALLDDYASGSKERQSLLESRYGQRKMQNTVEDLLSESWIDSNSKYCPHCYCRIEKNRGCNMMTCSQCGQSFCWACLSRLGNGSGRHFVDTPCSLHVYD, encoded by the exons ATGCGGATTGCACAGGGTCAGCAAAGATTACATCAGTATATTTGCCATCACCTCCCACAGCTCTCTGCACTGAGTGCTCAGCTCACTGATCTCTACCAGGCCACCGGTGGTGCTGTGGTGCTCTTCTCCTGGGTACAGTTTCTTAAAGAAGATGCCCTAAGGTTCCTGGACATCCATACTCTGCTTGAGCTCCCCTCTGATGAACACAGCACCCAGTACGATAGCCAGGACTCCTTAGATGCTGCACACTCTGaaccaaaaaataatcaacacaCTCCAAAGGCAGGACCCACAGATAGCCAAAGTTGTAATGTCTTAGATCCATGTAAATCGGACCTCTCTGCACCATCGTTAGAAGTTGAGCGTCCGATAGTGATTCTTGCTGATGGCCAAGATCCTTCAATCTTAGACTGGAGCAGCACAGACTCCCAGGGAGCTGTGGCATTGATCCAAAACACTTCTAATGATTCCAACCATATTGCACAGGCCTCAGACGCGAGGGAGGCTGAACAGACCCCCCAAACCTCAGAGTTCAAGGCTGACTTAGAGAATGATCTGAACTCAGCAGCAGGCCAATCAAAGCGTCTTCCATTTGCACAGTCCAATCAAAGTGGCCAGGAAGATTTCTTAAACGAAAGGGATGTTTCAGTCTCATTATTACTTCCCTCTAGCTCCTCAGACCCACAGGATCAAAGTGAACAAGGAGCTGCTTCTCTGCCAATCGACCCCAGAGAATCCCCTCATAATGAAACCCAAACGTTCCCTGGTCTTTCCCAAACTCCGTCACAAACTCTTCTGAGCCAGCTCTTGATCTATAATGCGGCTCAGAAACGGAAAGCGTTTGCCACCACAGTGTTTGACTGCGGTGTGTGTTTTATGCGCTGGCTCGGTTCGGACTGCGTGCAGTTGCCCGAGTGTGGCCACATCTTCTGCCAGGCCTGTCTTGCCGAGTTCTGCAAGCTCCAGATAACAGAGGGGAACGTCCGGGCTGTCACCTGTCCTGAGGCAGACTGCTCTGCCACCCCTACACCTGCACAG GTGAAGCGGCTGGTAGGGGAGGAGCTGTTTAGCCGCTATGATCGTCTCCTGCTGCAGTCAACTCTGGACTGCATGGCTG ATGTGGTGTACTGTCCTCGGCGGACCTGTGGTTCAGCCGTCATCGTGGAGAAATCCAGCACTGCAGCTCTGTGCTCTGTGTGCAACTTTGCCTTCTGTGTCACCTGCAAGAAGACCTACCATGGAACAGGTGACTGTCGGGTAAAGACGAGCATAAACACGGAAATACAAGTCATTGCAGACCTGCCACAGTCACAAG aggGGCTGAGGGCTCTGTTGGACGACTATGCCAGTGGCAGTAAGGAGAGGCAGAGCCTCTTGGAGAGCAGATACGGCCAACGTAAAATGCAGAACACTGTGGAGGACCTTCTGAGTGAAAGCTGGATAGACTCCAATAGCAAATACTGTCCTCACTGCTACTGCAGAATAGAG AAGAACAGAGGATGTAACATGATGACGTGCTCTCAGTGTGGACAGAGCTTCTGCTGGGCCTGCCTCTCCAGACTAGGAAATGGTTCAGGCAGACACTTTGTGGACACTCCCTGCTCTCTCCATGTATACGACTAG
- the zmat3 gene encoding zinc finger matrin-type protein 3, protein MMALQLKNGDAAYYQTADYCRNYTSPPVSYGDSSHYLARLPGPETMLKPPLSLFRHPQQPFHHMESLHQLGPPPMAPTQPLGPPPLAPAQAIGPPTMVPTQTLGPPPMTATHTLRHHPITQPHSLGPPPMAPSQPLGPPPMAHTLGPPPVDHTQAIVPPTMDLIQPLGRPPLNPAQTLVPPPVVAHGAGRFTLPPSPMSSPVAPGPDPSHLPPMPRGPALIQAPMSCLIPGPLPGQAAPASEQPQDEGSLLGMEEQEDSLGLGELCKPLYCKLCNVTLNSAQQAQAHYQGKNHSKKLRNFYAGSQQPPAIRIPEVLEGAGQTSLSSGSNDSDGGRQAQYKGATRVILATENDYCKLCDASFSSLAVAQAHYQGKNHAKKLRLAEAQQNSNNMEGSNEAAPRRNRKDGSEYRLVKNRRSPQLPASMPGPYYNPRPRQRIPRDLAMCVTPSGQFYCSMCNCGAEQETDFRQHLESKQHKAKVSELRYRHEMENLGYS, encoded by the exons ATGATGGCGCTGCAGCTGAAGAACGGGGATGCAGCGTACTACCAGACTGCGGATTACTGCAGAAATTACACTTCGCCGCCTGTCAGCTACGGTGACAGCAGCCATTATCTTGCCCGTTTGCCAG GCCCAGAGACCATGTTGAAGCCTCCACTGAGTCTCTTCCGCCATCCCCAGCAGCCTTTCCACCACATGGAATCTCTGCACCAGCTGGGACCTCCGCCAATGGCACCTACGCAGCCTCTCGGTCCACCACCCCTTGCCCCTGCTCAGGCGATTGGACCCCCAACAATGGTTCCAACCCAGACACTAGGCCCCCCTCCAATGACTGCTACTCACACGTTAAGACATCACCCCATTACCCAACCACACAGCTTAGGCCCGCCTCCAATGGCCCCATCTCAACCACTAGGGCCTCCACCAATGGCACACACCTTGGGTCCCCCACCTGTAGATCACACACAAGCAATAGTGCCTCCAACCATGGACCTCATACAACCGTTGGGGCGTCCACCTCTGAATCCTGCACAAACACTGGTGCCCCCACCTGTAGTGGCACACGGAGCCGGTCGATTCACCCTCCCTCCCAGCCCCATGTCCTCCCCTGTTGCTCCGGGCCCAGACCCTTCACACCTGCCCCCAATGCCCCGAGGACCGGCCCTCATCCAAGCCCCGATGTCCTGCCTCATTCCTGGTCCTCTCCCGGGTCAGGCAGCCCCAGCCAGCGAGCAGCCCCAGGATGAGGGCTCTCTGCTTGGGATGGAGGAGCAGGAAGACTCTCTGGGGTTGGGGGAACTGTGTAAACCACTGTACTGTAAACTCTGCAACGTTACCCTCAACTCTGCTCAGCAGGCACAGGCTCACTACCAG GGGAAAAACCACAGTAAAAAGTTGAGAAATTTCTATGCTGGCAGTCAACAGCCTCCAGCCATCAGGATTCCAGAAGTCCTTGAGGGGGCTGGCCAGACATCCCTCAGCTCAGGATCAAACGACAGTGACGGAGGCAGGCAG GCGCAGTATAAGGGGGCGACTCGGGTCATCTTGGCCACAGAGAACGACTATTGTAAGCTGTGTGACGCCTCCTTCAGTTCACTGGCAGTTGCACAGGCCCACTATCAGGGCAAGAACCACGCCAAGAAGCTACGGCTCGCTGAGGCCCAACAGAACTCCAATAACAT GGAGGGCAGCAATGAGGCAGCCCCaagaagaaacagaaaagaTGGCAGTGAGTACAGACTGGTGAAAAACCGCCGCAGCCCACAGCTACCTGCTTCCATGCCag GGCCGTATTACAACCCCAGACCGAGGCAGCGCATCCCCAGGGACTTGGCCATGTGCGTGACCCCCAGCGGTCAGTTCTACTGCTCCATGTGCAACTGCGGAGCCGAGCAGGAGACAGACTTCAGGCAGCATCTGGAGAGTAAGCAGCACAAAGCAAAAGTGTCGGAGTTAAGATACCGCCACGAGATGGAGAACCTTGGCTACAGCTAA